The following are encoded together in the Pedobacter sp. D749 genome:
- a CDS encoding APC family permease, translating to MQQKKQLSLFDLSMIVVSLVIGMGVFRTPVNVAAKAQIPELFYLAWFIGGFVAFCGALTYAEIGSRFPVTGGYYKIFSAAYHPSIAFAINCIVIISSAASVAAISIIGAEYLSKIILPLDKQTETYRVAIAIFTILTFYFINLLGLKASSKTQNVLTVIKIGMILTLICAVFFGGQTETITPVFKAATGTLPTWSDYGKALGLCLIAVSFSYAGYAQTINFGGEIKEAKKVIPRAIIIGLSIIVILYLAINYVYVKVIGFEELKSAESIAAILASKIFGPAGFNALSVIIFFSVMGYINVNLLSNPRAMFAMGEEGALPKIFSRMNKKTEVMTISLTVFTLIAVVIIFFAKTFDKILNYTIFLECISMASSAATIFILRKRTAHLDKKTIYTVPLYPILPIIFIAAYTFVAFSIYADDPNAALNGLYIFVGFLVVYFVSRWFNKK from the coding sequence ATGCAACAAAAGAAGCAGCTTTCGCTATTTGACTTATCCATGATTGTGGTGAGTTTGGTTATTGGAATGGGCGTATTCCGTACACCTGTAAACGTAGCGGCGAAAGCGCAAATTCCAGAATTATTTTACCTGGCCTGGTTTATTGGTGGCTTCGTGGCTTTTTGCGGTGCATTAACCTATGCCGAAATTGGTTCCCGTTTCCCTGTAACAGGTGGATATTATAAAATATTTTCTGCAGCCTATCATCCCTCTATCGCTTTCGCAATTAATTGTATTGTGATTATTTCCAGCGCAGCATCTGTAGCGGCGATTTCAATTATTGGTGCAGAATATCTCAGTAAAATTATTTTGCCTCTTGATAAACAAACCGAAACCTATCGGGTCGCCATAGCCATATTTACTATTTTAACATTCTATTTCATTAACCTTTTAGGCTTAAAAGCAAGTTCCAAAACACAAAATGTATTAACGGTAATTAAAATCGGAATGATTTTAACGCTGATTTGCGCGGTATTTTTTGGTGGACAAACCGAAACGATAACTCCTGTTTTTAAAGCAGCAACAGGCACTTTACCAACCTGGTCTGATTATGGAAAAGCTTTGGGCTTATGCTTAATTGCCGTTTCTTTTTCTTATGCAGGTTATGCACAAACCATCAACTTTGGCGGCGAAATTAAAGAAGCCAAAAAAGTGATTCCACGTGCTATCATTATTGGCTTAAGCATTATTGTAATTCTTTACCTGGCCATCAACTATGTGTATGTAAAGGTGATTGGTTTTGAAGAATTAAAATCAGCAGAAAGTATAGCCGCGATATTGGCCTCAAAAATCTTTGGTCCGGCAGGATTTAACGCACTTTCTGTAATTATCTTTTTTTCTGTAATGGGTTATATAAATGTAAACCTGTTGAGTAACCCAAGGGCAATGTTTGCTATGGGCGAAGAAGGCGCCCTGCCAAAAATATTCAGCAGGATGAATAAAAAAACAGAAGTAATGACCATTAGCTTAACGGTTTTTACGTTAATTGCCGTAGTGATTATTTTCTTTGCGAAAACTTTCGACAAGATTTTAAACTATACCATTTTCTTAGAATGCATCAGTATGGCCAGTTCGGCAGCCACAATTTTCATCCTTCGAAAGAGAACAGCACATCTTGATAAAAAAACCATCTATACTGTTCCTTTATATCCTATATTGCCTATTATTTTTATTGCGGCTTATACTTTCGTGGCCTTTAGCATTTATGCCGACGATCCGAATGCAGCACTTAATGGTTTATATATTTTTGTTGGCTTTCTGGTAGTTTATTTTGTGAGCAGATGGTTTAACAAGAAATAG
- a CDS encoding BamA/TamA family outer membrane protein — protein sequence MRKLIRPLLFILACLVWAACSSTKSLKPGQILYTGAEVKINPDSSGKIDNEKQVKTDLEAKTRPRPNKSFLGIKFKLGIYNLAGEPKKPKGFRNWLRRQGEAPVLLNEVKLKYNNDVLSSYLISEGYLQATVTGDTVVKGKKGKAIYTAVTGQRYKINKINFPPDTGALTKIINANKDKTLLKVGDYYDIDTYKNERIRIDNDLKESGYFYFSPDYLIMQVDSTIGKNLVNVSVKVKDIAPDAGLKPYTIKNINIYPNYSLRRDSTLRKLKPLQYNDFNIYDDRNTFKPRLFDRLVFFQKNELYNRKDHNQSLNRMVNVGAFQDVRAEFLPVDSFKNNQLDLNIYLTPLKKNSLTFSVVGTSKSNNFVGSEVKVTQTTRNLFRNAEQLDVSVSGGFETQTKGTSLGKNSLSLTAEGKLTFPRFIVPFYKPNSTNAFIPKTITSLSYQMLNRGSEYTLHAVKGQYGYNFKENLYKEHNFNPISISYVSTSFPSDSVERRIYEQNPLLRTTLESQFIIGSNYNFTYTNQMEDSRRNNTYFFGGLETGGNVWGLFTPKDENGQRSIFNKPLTQFIRAEADLRDYYKITRNLIWANRLNLGYGYAYGNSTSLPFVRQFFAGGSNDIRAFPARTLGPGTFKVKDDAIFADQGGDIKLMLNSELRFKIVSVLYGALFVDAGNVWLRKEDLGEPGKPETARLGSGFKLKNTFNELAVGTGAGLRVDVSIFVIRLDVAFPIRKPYLPEGQRWVLDDIAFGNKDWRRQNIIYNIGIGYPF from the coding sequence ATGAGAAAACTAATTAGACCGCTTTTATTTATACTGGCCTGTTTAGTTTGGGCGGCTTGCAGCAGTACCAAATCGTTAAAACCAGGACAGATTTTGTATACCGGTGCTGAAGTAAAAATTAATCCAGACTCATCGGGGAAAATTGACAATGAAAAACAGGTTAAAACCGATCTGGAAGCCAAAACAAGGCCACGTCCTAATAAGTCGTTTTTGGGTATAAAATTTAAACTGGGCATTTACAATCTTGCCGGCGAGCCCAAAAAGCCAAAAGGTTTTAGAAACTGGCTGCGCAGACAAGGGGAAGCGCCCGTACTATTAAACGAGGTAAAACTGAAATACAATAATGATGTACTCTCCAGTTATCTTATTAGTGAAGGCTATTTACAGGCAACCGTTACCGGCGATACCGTTGTAAAAGGAAAAAAAGGTAAGGCCATTTATACTGCCGTTACCGGCCAACGATATAAAATCAATAAGATTAATTTTCCTCCTGATACCGGGGCACTCACAAAAATCATCAACGCCAACAAAGATAAAACCTTGCTAAAAGTTGGCGATTATTACGATATCGATACTTACAAAAATGAACGGATCAGGATTGATAACGACTTAAAGGAAAGTGGTTATTTCTATTTCAGCCCCGATTATTTAATTATGCAGGTAGATAGTACTATAGGTAAAAACCTGGTTAATGTTTCGGTTAAGGTAAAAGACATTGCTCCCGATGCAGGATTAAAACCTTATACTATAAAAAACATTAACATCTACCCTAATTATTCGTTAAGGAGAGATAGTACATTAAGAAAACTGAAGCCGCTCCAGTATAACGATTTCAATATATACGATGACCGGAACACCTTTAAACCCAGGCTTTTTGACCGTTTGGTATTCTTTCAAAAAAACGAGCTTTATAACCGTAAAGACCATAACCAATCATTAAACCGAATGGTAAACGTAGGTGCTTTTCAGGATGTAAGAGCCGAATTTTTACCTGTTGATAGTTTCAAAAACAACCAGCTCGATTTGAATATCTATTTAACCCCTTTAAAGAAAAACTCACTTACCTTTTCGGTTGTAGGAACCAGTAAATCGAACAATTTCGTCGGTTCGGAGGTGAAAGTAACACAAACCACCAGAAACTTGTTTAGAAATGCAGAACAATTAGATGTGAGTGTTAGTGGTGGTTTTGAAACCCAAACCAAAGGTACTTCTTTAGGCAAAAACTCCTTATCATTAACTGCCGAAGGAAAACTAACCTTCCCCAGGTTTATTGTTCCCTTTTACAAACCGAATAGCACCAACGCTTTCATCCCGAAAACGATTACGTCGCTTTCTTATCAGATGCTTAACCGTGGTTCTGAATATACTTTACATGCAGTTAAGGGGCAATATGGTTACAACTTTAAAGAAAACTTGTACAAAGAGCATAATTTCAACCCGATATCAATCAGTTATGTTTCCACTTCTTTCCCTTCTGATAGTGTAGAAAGAAGAATATATGAGCAAAACCCACTCTTAAGAACCACATTAGAAAGTCAGTTCATTATTGGAAGTAACTATAATTTCACCTATACCAACCAGATGGAAGATAGCCGAAGAAATAATACCTATTTCTTTGGTGGTTTAGAAACCGGAGGTAATGTATGGGGCCTGTTTACTCCAAAGGATGAAAATGGCCAGCGATCTATCTTTAACAAACCGTTAACGCAGTTTATCAGGGCAGAAGCCGATTTAAGAGATTATTACAAAATTACCAGAAACTTAATCTGGGCAAACCGGTTAAACTTAGGTTATGGTTATGCTTATGGGAACTCTACCTCATTGCCGTTTGTCAGGCAGTTCTTTGCTGGTGGCAGTAATGACATCAGGGCTTTTCCAGCCAGGACTTTAGGCCCGGGAACTTTTAAGGTTAAAGATGATGCAATTTTTGCAGATCAGGGTGGTGATATTAAGTTGATGCTTAACTCAGAACTGCGATTTAAAATAGTGAGTGTACTTTATGGCGCTTTGTTTGTAGATGCGGGAAATGTCTGGTTAAGGAAAGAAGATCTTGGAGAACCTGGCAAACCTGAAACGGCAAGACTTGGATCTGGCTTTAAGCTGAAAAATACTTTTAACGAGCTGGCCGTGGGTACTGGTGCAGGATTACGTGTAGATGTAAGCATTTTTGTGATCCGCTTAGATGTAGCCTTCCCAATTCGTAAGCCGTATTTACCTGAAGGACAAAGATGGGTATTAGATGATATTGCCTTTGGAAACAAAGATTGGCGCAGACAGAATATAATTTATAACATTGGGATAGGATATCCGTTTTAA
- a CDS encoding YihY/virulence factor BrkB family protein, with protein sequence MKVITKIKNFFIALYHLFIAAGKGFVEDRVTKLSASLAYYTIFSLTPLIIILLSAATLFLGDKKNEETRGKFFGQVTELVGKDAAGQIQGFVEHANKTGQSTFSLIVGIVVLIIGSTAIFIEIQDSINMIWKVKAVPKKGWIKMLTNRLLSFSLIVSMGFLLLVSLVVNSVVVGLGSKLASLLSRSNINEVIPVANDTMALIIYILNNVITLAAVTAVFAVIFKVLPDVIIRWKSAIIGALFTAVLFSLGKYLIGIYIEKGNPGSAFGAASSIIVILLWIYYTSIILYFGAEFTQAYAEKYDNGISPSKYAVFTKITIVEKKVDVLPPQHPEDTVNAPKE encoded by the coding sequence ATGAAAGTAATCACCAAGATCAAAAACTTCTTTATTGCGCTTTACCATCTATTTATTGCGGCAGGAAAAGGCTTTGTAGAAGATAGGGTAACTAAATTAAGTGCTTCGCTTGCCTATTACACTATTTTTTCCCTTACACCGCTGATCATTATTCTCCTCTCTGCAGCCACCTTATTTTTGGGCGATAAAAAAAATGAAGAAACGCGGGGAAAATTCTTTGGACAGGTGACCGAATTGGTGGGGAAAGATGCGGCAGGCCAGATCCAGGGGTTTGTAGAACACGCCAATAAAACCGGGCAATCAACCTTTAGTTTAATTGTAGGTATTGTGGTACTGATTATTGGTTCGACGGCTATTTTTATCGAAATACAGGATAGCATCAATATGATCTGGAAAGTAAAGGCCGTACCCAAAAAGGGTTGGATAAAAATGCTTACCAACAGATTATTATCATTTTCATTAATCGTTTCGATGGGATTTTTATTGCTGGTATCGCTCGTGGTAAATAGCGTAGTAGTGGGTTTGGGTTCTAAATTGGCCAGTCTGCTTTCGCGGAGCAATATAAACGAAGTCATTCCGGTTGCTAATGACACCATGGCGCTGATTATTTATATTCTAAATAACGTAATCACACTGGCAGCAGTTACCGCTGTATTTGCCGTTATTTTTAAAGTATTACCTGATGTGATCATCCGCTGGAAATCGGCAATAATTGGAGCATTATTTACTGCTGTACTTTTCAGTTTAGGTAAATATCTGATCGGGATTTATATCGAAAAAGGTAATCCAGGTTCTGCTTTTGGAGCCGCGAGCTCCATCATTGTTATTTTATTGTGGATTTATTACACCTCTATCATTTTATATTTCGGAGCAGAATTTACCCAGGCTTATGCCGAAAAATATGATAACGGCATCTCCCCTAGTAAATATGCGGTATTTACAAAAATCACTATAGTAGAGAAAAAGGTAGATGTATTGCCACCGCAACATCCGGAAGATACGGTGAATGCCCCTAAAGAATAA
- a CDS encoding MFS transporter, whose translation MNKTLSLKQEIAYAAGMIGWSTMTNIIIVMLPFFYLPPNNAGLPPLVPQLVLLGAFNILSIIAASGRLVDALYDPFIASKSDASTNKNGRRMPFMKWAIIPSMIFCGLVFYPLQKTESLHNAWWLTITLCLFFVSVTTYIIPYNALLAEVTNTPRQKVKLSSYQQVGFVIGIILSACTNNFADLVEAHFHVANRSEAIQIAIWGLCILSGLVMLLPIFFINEKEFTVAKPTHVPLWPAIKSTFKNSNFKYYLISDFAFYTALSIISSGLLFFCTVLLGLPESEGGKFMGAMVLASLLFYPLVNFGSAKIGKKPFVLLAFGVLCLIFVTIFFLGKLPFGPHTQIYILVLSASFPLAALGILPTAILADIAQRDTLETGENHEGMFFAVKYLFVKLGQTLGIAIFAMLTIYGKDPGNDFGLRLNGIVGFGLCLIALLFFSRFKEEK comes from the coding sequence ATGAACAAAACACTCTCCTTAAAACAAGAAATTGCTTACGCCGCCGGTATGATTGGTTGGAGCACGATGACAAATATTATCATCGTAATGCTTCCCTTTTTCTATCTGCCCCCAAACAACGCTGGCTTACCTCCTTTGGTACCACAACTGGTTTTATTGGGCGCGTTTAATATTCTTTCTATTATTGCTGCTTCAGGAAGATTGGTCGATGCCCTTTACGATCCATTTATTGCCTCAAAAAGTGATGCCAGCACAAATAAAAACGGTCGCAGGATGCCTTTTATGAAATGGGCAATTATTCCGTCAATGATATTTTGTGGCCTGGTATTCTACCCGCTCCAGAAAACAGAAAGCCTGCACAATGCCTGGTGGTTAACCATCACACTTTGTTTGTTTTTTGTATCGGTTACCACTTATATAATCCCTTATAACGCGCTACTGGCTGAAGTAACCAACACGCCAAGACAAAAAGTTAAATTATCAAGTTATCAGCAGGTCGGTTTTGTAATCGGAATCATTTTATCGGCCTGCACCAATAATTTTGCCGATCTGGTTGAGGCTCATTTTCATGTAGCCAACCGCAGCGAAGCCATCCAGATTGCAATCTGGGGCCTGTGTATCTTATCTGGACTGGTAATGTTATTGCCTATTTTTTTTATTAACGAAAAAGAATTCACGGTTGCAAAACCCACCCATGTGCCTTTATGGCCTGCCATTAAGAGTACCTTCAAAAACAGCAATTTTAAATATTACCTGATATCTGATTTCGCTTTTTATACGGCATTGAGCATTATTTCTAGCGGTTTATTATTTTTCTGTACCGTTTTATTGGGCCTGCCAGAATCAGAAGGTGGAAAATTTATGGGTGCCATGGTTTTGGCTTCTCTGCTATTTTACCCGCTGGTTAATTTTGGTTCTGCTAAAATTGGCAAAAAACCTTTTGTATTGCTTGCCTTTGGCGTGTTGTGCTTAATCTTTGTCACCATTTTCTTTTTAGGCAAATTACCATTTGGTCCACATACACAGATTTACATCCTGGTACTATCCGCTTCGTTTCCATTAGCGGCACTTGGCATTTTACCGACAGCCATCTTAGCCGACATTGCCCAAAGAGATACATTAGAAACCGGAGAAAACCATGAGGGCATGTTCTTCGCAGTGAAATACCTTTTTGTAAAACTTGGTCAAACCTTAGGCATTGCCATTTTCGCCATGCTCACCATTTACGGCAAAGATCCGGGAAATGATTTCGGGTTACGATTGAACGGAATTGTAGGTTTCGGACTCTGTTTAATTGCGTTATTGTTTTTTAGCAGGTTTAAAGAGGAGAAATAA
- a CDS encoding RagB/SusD family nutrient uptake outer membrane protein, with protein MKHIKYILLSLLICSTFSCKKEFLTLQPQGELTEDQLTTQDGVEGLLVGAYGLLNGNVNGTYGNYGAAPSQWLFGEVASDNAHKGSEIGDQPPMNAIEQHSPTSTNDNLSNIWDRCFEGIQRCNSTLKILANLQAGKGTAKFSDARAKEIQGEARLLRAHYYFFLVRIFKVVPYLTEATSGTFVPNDKDIYPNIVDDLQFAVANLSTTKPKNQKGRVDKYAAQAYLGKVFLYQKKYPEAYDLLNAVILAKPSLIDMPYSDNFDITKEDGPETIMSVQHSVGTDGTGGDNGNVGDILNFPYGNAPINCCGFFQPTIDLANSFKVSATGLPLLDGSYRTNPYKSDYGLTGTDKTNYTVDKTLPLDPRIESTIGRRGVPYRDWGLMPGDTWIRDASNGGPFLAVKNTIDAAQISSGTAPGTTNVTGLNVNLIRLGDVYLMAAECAVEKGDLARALTLVNIVRARAAKITPQSINGVPAAAYMVSEYVSFPNDTYARNAVRFERRLELAMEGHRFFDLVRWGIAKQTLESYFAFEGGYFNYLKGITIEARDDYFPLPQDQIDRSKGTLKQSPGY; from the coding sequence ATGAAACATATCAAATATATTCTTCTATCCTTATTGATTTGCAGTACGTTTTCCTGCAAAAAGGAGTTTTTAACGCTTCAACCACAAGGCGAATTAACTGAAGATCAGTTGACTACGCAGGATGGTGTAGAAGGTTTGCTGGTAGGGGCCTATGGCTTACTCAATGGTAATGTAAACGGAACCTATGGCAATTATGGCGCAGCACCCAGCCAATGGTTATTTGGCGAGGTGGCTTCTGATAATGCACATAAAGGGAGTGAAATTGGCGATCAGCCACCAATGAATGCGATAGAACAGCATTCGCCAACCAGTACAAACGATAATTTATCGAATATCTGGGACAGGTGTTTTGAAGGGATTCAACGTTGTAACAGTACCCTTAAAATTCTGGCCAATCTCCAGGCCGGAAAAGGTACCGCAAAATTTAGCGATGCCCGTGCAAAAGAAATTCAGGGTGAAGCCAGGTTACTTCGGGCACACTATTATTTCTTTCTGGTCCGGATATTTAAAGTTGTACCATACCTTACAGAGGCTACAAGCGGTACTTTTGTTCCGAATGATAAAGATATTTACCCAAATATTGTAGATGATCTTCAGTTTGCTGTTGCCAATTTAAGCACAACCAAACCAAAAAATCAAAAAGGCAGGGTAGATAAATATGCGGCTCAGGCTTATCTTGGAAAGGTATTTTTGTATCAAAAAAAATATCCTGAAGCCTACGATTTGTTGAATGCTGTAATTTTGGCAAAACCATCTCTGATTGATATGCCGTATTCAGATAACTTTGACATTACCAAAGAAGATGGACCTGAAACCATTATGTCTGTTCAGCATTCCGTTGGAACAGATGGTACCGGAGGTGATAATGGCAATGTGGGCGATATACTAAACTTTCCGTATGGTAATGCACCGATTAACTGTTGTGGTTTCTTCCAGCCGACTATAGATTTGGCGAACTCATTTAAGGTGAGTGCTACAGGTTTACCGTTATTGGATGGCAGTTACCGTACTAATCCATATAAATCTGATTATGGATTAACGGGAACAGATAAAACCAATTATACTGTTGATAAAACCTTACCGTTAGACCCGAGAATTGAATCGACAATAGGAAGACGCGGTGTTCCATATCGCGATTGGGGTTTAATGCCGGGCGATACCTGGATTCGTGATGCCAGTAACGGTGGTCCTTTTTTAGCCGTTAAGAATACCATTGATGCGGCTCAGATCTCAAGCGGAACCGCTCCTGGCACTACCAATGTAACCGGACTAAATGTGAACCTCATCCGCTTAGGTGATGTTTATCTAATGGCAGCAGAATGCGCGGTAGAAAAAGGCGATTTAGCCAGGGCCTTAACTTTGGTTAATATTGTGAGGGCGCGAGCGGCAAAAATAACACCTCAATCTATAAATGGGGTGCCGGCTGCAGCCTACATGGTTAGTGAGTACGTATCGTTCCCAAATGATACTTATGCCAGAAATGCGGTACGTTTCGAACGCAGATTGGAATTGGCAATGGAAGGCCACCGGTTTTTCGATCTTGTGCGTTGGGGCATAGCCAAACAAACCCTCGAGAGTTATTTTGCTTTTGAAGGTGGGTACTTTAACTACTTAAAAGGCATTACCATTGAAGCCAGGGATGATTATTTTCCTTTACCTCAGGATCAGATTGATAGAAGTAAAGGCACATTAAAACAAAGCCCGGGATATTAG
- a CDS encoding DNA topoisomerase IV subunit B, whose amino-acid sequence MAEVIYNDDSIRSLDWKEHIRLRPGMYIGKLGDGSAQDDGIYVLLKEIVDNSIDEFVMGTGKTIEITLSEQKVNVRDYGRGIPLGKVIDCVSKINTGGKYDSNAFQKSVGLNGVGTKAVNALSTSFTVQSYRDGKTKKVEFSKGEIVTEQPIIDTTQRNGTAITFYPDETIFRNYHYIPDFVESMVWNYVFLNTGLTVNFNNQKYFSERGLYDLLSKFNKPEEIRYPIIHMIGPDIEIAMTHGQQYGEDYHSFVNGQHTTQGGTHQAAFRAAVVKTVREFFKKEFDAADVRSSIIAAISVRVQEPVFESQTKTKLGSQNMGPEGPSVATFINDFVKKELDDYLHKNPDVADALLKRIMQSERERKDIAGIKKLANDRAKKASLHNKKLRDCKVHFNTTHEKRYETTLFITEGDSASGSITKSRDVDCQAVFSLKGKPLNCYELTKKVVYENEEFNLLQHALNIEDGLEGLHYNNIVIATDADVDGMHIRLLMMTFFLQFFPDLVKAGHVYILQTPLFRVRNKKETIYCYSDEERRNAIEKLGNKPEITRFKGLGEISPDEFGLFIGKDIRLDPVILKDQTIKSLLEYYMGKNTPDRQQHIIRNLRVEKDEVTEEPKVITEEVA is encoded by the coding sequence ATGGCAGAAGTAATTTATAACGACGACAGTATTCGTTCATTAGACTGGAAAGAGCACATCAGGCTTCGTCCGGGGATGTACATTGGTAAACTTGGCGATGGTTCTGCTCAAGATGACGGTATTTACGTTTTGCTTAAAGAAATTGTAGATAACTCTATCGATGAGTTTGTAATGGGCACCGGAAAAACCATCGAAATTACCCTTTCGGAGCAAAAGGTTAATGTGCGCGATTACGGCCGCGGTATTCCATTGGGTAAGGTAATCGATTGTGTAAGCAAAATTAATACCGGCGGTAAATACGATAGTAATGCCTTCCAAAAATCGGTAGGTTTAAATGGCGTAGGTACCAAGGCGGTTAATGCACTTTCTACCAGTTTTACCGTACAATCTTATCGTGATGGGAAAACGAAAAAGGTAGAATTTTCAAAAGGAGAAATTGTAACTGAACAACCTATTATTGATACTACTCAACGTAATGGTACGGCCATTACTTTTTATCCGGATGAAACGATTTTCAGGAACTACCATTACATTCCTGATTTTGTAGAGAGCATGGTTTGGAACTATGTTTTCTTGAACACTGGTTTAACTGTAAATTTTAACAACCAGAAATATTTTTCAGAAAGAGGTCTGTACGATTTGCTTTCTAAATTTAATAAGCCAGAAGAGATCCGCTACCCGATTATTCATATGATTGGACCAGATATCGAAATTGCCATGACCCACGGTCAGCAATATGGCGAAGATTACCACTCATTTGTAAACGGACAACACACTACGCAAGGTGGTACCCACCAGGCGGCATTTAGAGCTGCGGTGGTGAAAACTGTTCGGGAGTTTTTCAAAAAAGAGTTTGATGCGGCCGATGTGCGTTCTTCTATCATCGCGGCAATTTCTGTGCGTGTACAGGAGCCGGTTTTCGAATCGCAGACCAAAACAAAACTGGGTTCGCAGAACATGGGACCAGAAGGCCCATCAGTAGCTACTTTTATTAACGATTTTGTTAAAAAAGAGCTTGATGATTATTTGCACAAAAACCCCGACGTTGCCGATGCGTTACTGAAAAGAATTATGCAGTCGGAGCGCGAGCGTAAAGATATTGCCGGTATCAAGAAACTGGCAAACGACAGGGCAAAAAAAGCATCCTTACACAATAAAAAACTGCGTGATTGCAAGGTGCATTTTAATACTACGCATGAGAAACGGTATGAAACTACATTGTTTATTACTGAAGGAGATTCGGCATCGGGTTCAATTACAAAATCGCGCGATGTTGATTGCCAGGCCGTATTTAGCTTAAAGGGTAAGCCGCTTAACTGTTATGAGCTTACCAAAAAAGTAGTATATGAAAATGAAGAATTTAACCTGCTACAACATGCTTTAAATATCGAAGATGGTTTAGAAGGATTACATTATAACAATATTGTAATTGCGACTGATGCTGATGTAGATGGCATGCACATCCGTTTGTTGATGATGACTTTCTTCCTTCAGTTTTTCCCTGATCTGGTAAAAGCTGGTCATGTTTATATTCTACAAACGCCGCTTTTCAGGGTTCGGAATAAAAAGGAAACCATTTATTGTTATAGTGACGAAGAGCGTAGAAACGCCATCGAAAAACTAGGTAATAAACCAGAAATTACGCGATTTAAAGGTTTGGGAGAGATTTCACCAGATGAATTCGGTTTGTTTATCGGGAAAGATATCAGGTTAGATCCTGTTATTTTGAAAGATCAAACAATTAAAAGTTTGCTTGAATATTACATGGGTAAAAATACACCTGACAGGCAACAACACATTATCCGTAACCTAAGGGTAGAGAAGGACGAAGTAACCGAAGAACCTAAAGTGATTACGGAAGAGGTAGCTTAG